In one Micromonospora polyrhachis genomic region, the following are encoded:
- the secA2 gene encoding accessory Sec system translocase SecA2, translating to MGVSQRLKSRFRRFLQRPGSTVDLAPLEKRLPAIEAREEELAALDDAELTEAAGQADDYVEICAIGREAARRGLDQRPYDVQLLGAMALLSGKVAEMATGEGKTLTAAIAAYGHVRRGNGPVHVLTVNDYLARRDAQWMEPVYKLLGLTVGWVTEASSTEERRSAYAKDVTYVAVSEAGFDFLRDQLVTDLADRVQPELTTAIVDEADSILIDEARVPMVLAGAVAGEQDPVHTAAALVRGLRAGRHYEVAEDGRSVAFTSAGLSAIEAKLDGIDLYADENIEQLSAVNVALHAHALLHRDVDYIVRDGSVELIDEMRGRVAQRRRWPDGLQAAVEAKEGLSATAEGEILGTIAVQAFIALYKTLCGMTATAVLVGDQLREFFSLEVAVIPSNTPCVRQDEPDRIYATRAEKEEALIDEIKRCHEAGRPVLVGTLDVKESEGLAAGLNAAGVPCVVLNAKNDDEEAAIIAEAGAYGTVTVSTQMAGRGVDIRLGGSDQSDRERVAELGGLYVIGSGRHDSRRVDDQIRGRAGRQGDPGGSVFFVSLEDDLVVRHAGDAIPSSPRMNADGLVTDEQVDFAVEHAQRVAEGVNHEIHRNTWRYNVVIEQQRKALAERRERLLTSEVAAIMLIERFPERTEEMDEDILSRAARSIALYHLDRLWAEHLAELSEVREGVHLRALGRLDPLDEFHRAAVPAFNALIPEIEARTVATFEETEFDEDWQPDEAKLVRPSATWTYLVHDNPFGSELDRLIASVGRRLSSSSR from the coding sequence ATGGGTGTGTCGCAACGGTTGAAGAGCAGGTTCCGGCGTTTCCTCCAGCGTCCGGGCAGCACCGTCGATCTGGCGCCGCTGGAGAAGCGGCTACCAGCCATTGAGGCGCGCGAGGAGGAGTTGGCGGCGCTGGACGACGCCGAGTTGACCGAGGCGGCCGGCCAGGCCGACGACTACGTGGAGATCTGCGCGATCGGGCGGGAGGCCGCCCGCCGTGGTCTGGACCAGCGGCCGTACGACGTGCAACTGCTCGGCGCGATGGCGCTGCTCTCCGGCAAGGTCGCCGAGATGGCCACCGGTGAGGGCAAGACCCTGACCGCCGCGATCGCCGCGTACGGACACGTCCGGCGGGGCAATGGCCCGGTGCACGTGTTGACGGTCAACGACTACCTGGCCCGCCGCGACGCCCAGTGGATGGAGCCGGTATACAAGCTGCTCGGCCTCACCGTGGGGTGGGTGACCGAGGCGTCCAGCACCGAGGAGCGGCGCTCAGCGTACGCGAAGGACGTCACGTATGTCGCGGTCAGCGAGGCGGGTTTCGACTTCCTACGCGACCAACTCGTCACCGACCTCGCCGACCGGGTCCAGCCGGAGCTGACCACCGCCATCGTCGACGAGGCGGATTCGATCCTGATCGACGAGGCTCGGGTGCCGATGGTGCTGGCCGGGGCCGTGGCGGGTGAACAGGATCCCGTGCACACCGCCGCCGCCCTGGTCCGGGGCCTGCGGGCGGGCCGGCACTACGAGGTCGCCGAGGACGGCCGATCGGTCGCCTTCACCTCGGCCGGGCTGTCCGCGATCGAGGCCAAGCTCGACGGGATCGACCTGTACGCCGACGAGAACATCGAGCAGCTCTCCGCGGTCAACGTGGCGCTGCACGCACATGCGTTGCTGCATCGCGACGTGGACTACATCGTCCGGGACGGCTCGGTGGAGTTGATCGACGAGATGCGCGGCCGGGTGGCCCAGCGTCGACGCTGGCCGGATGGGCTCCAGGCCGCCGTCGAGGCCAAGGAGGGGCTCTCCGCCACCGCCGAAGGCGAGATCCTGGGCACCATCGCGGTGCAGGCGTTCATCGCGCTCTACAAGACGTTGTGCGGGATGACCGCCACCGCGGTGCTCGTCGGCGACCAGCTGCGGGAGTTCTTCTCCCTGGAGGTGGCGGTCATCCCGTCGAACACGCCTTGCGTCCGGCAGGACGAGCCGGACCGGATCTACGCGACCCGGGCCGAGAAGGAAGAGGCGCTGATCGACGAGATCAAGCGCTGCCACGAGGCGGGGCGCCCGGTGCTGGTCGGCACCCTGGACGTCAAGGAGTCCGAGGGACTGGCGGCCGGCCTGAACGCCGCCGGGGTGCCGTGTGTGGTGCTCAACGCCAAGAACGACGACGAGGAGGCGGCGATCATCGCCGAGGCCGGCGCCTACGGCACGGTCACCGTCTCCACCCAGATGGCCGGCCGAGGAGTGGACATCCGGCTCGGCGGTAGCGACCAGTCCGACCGGGAACGGGTCGCCGAGTTGGGCGGGCTCTACGTGATCGGCAGTGGCCGGCACGACAGCCGTCGGGTCGACGACCAGATCCGGGGCCGGGCCGGGCGGCAGGGCGACCCGGGCGGCTCGGTCTTCTTCGTCAGCCTGGAGGACGACCTGGTCGTGCGGCACGCAGGAGACGCGATCCCGTCCTCGCCCCGGATGAACGCCGACGGACTGGTCACCGACGAGCAGGTGGACTTCGCCGTCGAGCACGCCCAGCGGGTCGCCGAAGGCGTCAACCACGAGATCCACCGCAACACCTGGCGGTACAACGTGGTGATCGAGCAGCAGCGTAAGGCGCTTGCCGAACGCCGCGAACGACTGCTCACCTCCGAGGTGGCGGCGATCATGCTGATCGAGCGGTTCCCGGAGCGCACCGAGGAGATGGACGAGGACATCCTGTCCCGGGCGGCCCGGTCGATCGCGCTCTACCACCTCGACCGGCTCTGGGCCGAACACCTGGCCGAGCTCTCCGAGGTCCGAGAAGGTGTGCACCTGCGGGCGCTGGGCCGGCTCGACCCGCTGGACGAGTTCCACCGGGCCGCCGTGCCGGCGTTCAACGCCCTGATCCCGGAGATCGAGGCGCGGACCGTGGCCACCTTCGAGGAGACCGAGTTCGACGAGGACTGGCAGCCCGACGAGGCGAAGCTGGTCCGACCGAGCGCCACCTGGACCTACCTGGTGCATGACAACCCGTTCGGCTCGGAGCTGGACCGCCTGATCGCCTCCGTCGGTCGTCGGCTCAGCTCCAGCTCGCGCTGA